From a single Streptomyces liliifuscus genomic region:
- a CDS encoding long-chain fatty acid--CoA ligase, with translation MLSTMQDVPLLISRILTHGSTIHGSSQVITWTGEGEPQRRSFAEIGRRAAQLAHALRVDLGVRDDDRVATLMWNNAEHVEAYYAIPAMGAILHTLNLRLPPEQLVWIVNHAADRVVVANGSLLPLLAPLLPHLKTIEHVVVSGPGDRSLLDGASVQVHEYEDLIAGKPESYDWPELDERQAAAMCYTSGTTGDPKGVIYSHRSIYLHSMQVNMAQSMGLTDADTSLVVVPQFHVNAWGLPHAMFMTGVNVLMPDRFLQPAPLAEMIESQRPTHAAAVPTIWQGLLAELKAKPRDVSSLTQVTIGGSACPPALMKAFDELGMRVCHAWGMTETSPLGTIARPPAQVVGTDEEFAYRLTQGRFPASVEARLTGPGGERLPWDGESAGELEVRGPWIAGAYYGGQGAEVLRPADKFSEDGWLKTGDVGTISPDGFLTLTDRAKDVIKSGGEWISSVDLENALMAHPDVAEAAVVAVPDDKWGERPLATVVLKEGAGADFESLRSFLAGEGKIAKWQLPERWTIIESVPKTSVGKFDKKVLRRQYAAGELDVTQI, from the coding sequence GTGCTGAGCACGATGCAGGACGTACCGCTGTTGATCTCGAGGATCCTGACCCACGGGTCGACGATCCACGGTTCATCTCAGGTGATCACCTGGACCGGTGAGGGTGAGCCGCAGAGGCGCTCGTTCGCCGAGATCGGGAGGCGGGCGGCACAGCTGGCGCATGCGCTGCGTGTCGACCTCGGAGTCCGGGACGACGACCGGGTCGCGACGCTGATGTGGAACAACGCCGAGCACGTCGAGGCGTACTACGCGATCCCCGCCATGGGCGCGATCCTCCACACGCTCAACCTTCGGCTACCCCCCGAGCAGCTCGTCTGGATCGTCAACCACGCGGCCGACCGCGTGGTCGTCGCCAACGGTTCGCTGCTTCCGCTGCTCGCGCCGCTGCTGCCCCACCTCAAGACCATCGAGCACGTGGTGGTCTCCGGCCCCGGCGACCGTTCACTGCTGGACGGGGCGTCGGTCCAGGTGCACGAGTACGAGGACCTGATCGCCGGCAAGCCGGAGAGCTACGACTGGCCGGAGCTGGACGAGCGCCAGGCCGCGGCCATGTGCTACACCTCCGGCACGACCGGCGACCCCAAGGGAGTCATCTACTCCCACCGGTCGATCTATCTGCACTCGATGCAGGTCAACATGGCGCAGTCCATGGGCCTCACCGACGCGGACACCTCTCTCGTCGTCGTCCCGCAGTTCCATGTGAACGCCTGGGGCCTGCCGCACGCGATGTTCATGACCGGCGTGAACGTGCTGATGCCGGACCGTTTCCTCCAGCCCGCCCCGCTCGCTGAGATGATCGAGAGCCAGCGCCCGACACACGCGGCCGCCGTCCCGACCATCTGGCAGGGACTGCTCGCCGAGCTCAAGGCCAAGCCCCGTGACGTGAGTTCGCTGACCCAGGTCACCATCGGCGGCTCGGCCTGTCCCCCCGCCCTGATGAAGGCTTTCGACGAGCTCGGGATGCGCGTCTGTCACGCCTGGGGCATGACGGAGACCTCCCCGCTCGGCACGATCGCGCGTCCTCCGGCCCAGGTGGTGGGCACGGACGAGGAGTTCGCGTACCGCCTCACGCAGGGCCGTTTCCCGGCGAGCGTCGAGGCCCGGCTGACCGGCCCGGGCGGCGAGCGGCTGCCGTGGGACGGCGAGTCGGCGGGCGAGCTCGAGGTGCGCGGCCCCTGGATCGCGGGCGCGTACTACGGCGGCCAGGGCGCCGAAGTCCTGCGCCCCGCCGACAAGTTCAGCGAGGACGGCTGGCTCAAGACCGGCGACGTCGGCACGATCAGCCCCGACGGATTCCTGACTCTCACCGACCGCGCCAAGGACGTCATCAAGTCCGGCGGGGAGTGGATCTCCTCGGTGGACCTGGAGAACGCGCTCATGGCCCACCCCGACGTCGCCGAGGCCGCGGTCGTCGCCGTCCCGGACGACAAGTGGGGTGAACGTCCGCTCGCCACCGTCGTGCTGAAGGAAGGCGCAGGCGCCGACTTCGAGTCCCTGCGGTCGTTCCTCGCCGGCGAGGGCAAGATCGCCAAGTGGCAGCTTCCCGAGCGCTGGACGATCATCGAGTCGGTACCGAAGACGAGCGTGGGCAAGTTCGACAAGAAGGTGCTGCGCAGGCAGTACGCGGCGGGCGAGTTGGACGTCACCCAGATCTGA
- a CDS encoding SigE family RNA polymerase sigma factor: MTTTVCTSASNAATRTLAYPSFSSYVKARQPVLLRTARSLTANPSDAEDLLQTALTKTYVAWERIEDHRALDGYVRRALLNTRTSQWRKRKVDEFACDELPEPEAPPAGDPAEQQALHDAMWRAIMKLPARQRAMVVLRYYEDLSEAQTADVLGVSIGTVKSAVSRALGKLREDPELGPVR, from the coding sequence ATGACCACAACCGTCTGCACCAGCGCTTCGAATGCGGCGACGCGGACCCTTGCGTACCCGTCGTTCTCCTCGTACGTCAAGGCCCGCCAACCAGTGCTGCTGCGTACCGCTCGCTCGCTGACCGCGAACCCGAGCGACGCGGAGGACCTGCTGCAGACCGCCCTCACGAAGACGTATGTCGCGTGGGAGCGGATCGAGGACCACCGGGCCCTCGACGGCTATGTACGGCGCGCGTTGCTGAACACGCGGACGTCGCAATGGCGAAAGCGGAAGGTCGACGAGTTCGCGTGCGACGAGCTGCCGGAGCCGGAGGCTCCGCCGGCCGGGGACCCGGCGGAACAGCAGGCGCTGCACGACGCGATGTGGCGCGCGATCATGAAGTTGCCCGCGCGGCAGCGGGCGATGGTCGTCCTGAGGTACTACGAGGACCTGAGCGAGGCGCAGACGGCGGACGTACTGGGAGTGTCGATCGGTACGGTCAAGTCGGCCGTGTCGCGTGCGCTCGGCAAGCTTCGCGAGGACCCCGAGCTGGGTCCTGTGCGCTGA
- a CDS encoding lipid-transfer protein — protein MSVRTRDALGGRAAIVGIGATEFSKDSGRSELRLAVEAVRAALDDAGLTPADVDGMVTFTMDTSPEITVAQAAGMGELSFFSRIHYGGGAACATVQQAALAVATGVAEVVVCYRAFNERSGRRFGSGVQQREPSAEGAALGWSLPFGLLTPASWVAMAAQRYLHTYGLTPEAFGQVAVVDRKYAATNPAAYFHGKPITLADHATSRWIVEPLRLLDCCQETDGGQALVVTSVERARDLPHPPAVITAAAQGAGRAQEQMTSFYRDDLTGLPEMGVVARQLWRTSGLTPAGIDVGILYDHFTPFVLTQLEEFGFCKPGEAADFVAEERLPLNTHGGQLGEAYLHGMNGVAEGVRQLRGTSVNQIPGAHRVLVTAGTGVPTSGLILGSDDRG, from the coding sequence ATGAGCGTACGGACGAGGGACGCGCTCGGTGGGCGGGCGGCGATCGTCGGGATCGGGGCCACCGAGTTCTCCAAGGACTCGGGGCGCAGCGAACTGCGGCTGGCCGTCGAGGCGGTGCGGGCCGCGCTCGACGACGCGGGGCTCACACCGGCCGACGTGGACGGGATGGTGACGTTCACAATGGACACCAGCCCGGAGATCACCGTCGCCCAGGCGGCCGGCATGGGCGAGCTGTCCTTCTTCTCGCGGATCCACTACGGCGGAGGCGCGGCCTGTGCGACCGTCCAGCAGGCGGCTCTCGCCGTGGCCACGGGCGTGGCCGAGGTGGTGGTCTGCTACCGGGCGTTCAACGAGAGGTCGGGACGGAGATTCGGTTCGGGGGTGCAACAGCGCGAGCCGTCGGCCGAGGGCGCGGCGCTCGGCTGGTCACTGCCGTTCGGACTGCTCACACCCGCGTCCTGGGTGGCGATGGCGGCTCAGCGCTATCTGCACACGTACGGACTGACGCCCGAGGCGTTCGGGCAGGTCGCGGTCGTCGACCGGAAGTACGCGGCGACGAACCCGGCGGCGTACTTCCACGGCAAACCGATCACACTCGCCGACCATGCCACGTCGCGGTGGATCGTCGAACCGCTGCGGCTGCTGGACTGCTGTCAGGAGACCGACGGCGGTCAGGCCCTGGTCGTCACCTCGGTGGAGCGGGCGCGGGACCTGCCACATCCGCCCGCCGTGATCACCGCGGCCGCCCAGGGCGCGGGACGCGCGCAGGAGCAGATGACCAGCTTCTACCGGGACGACCTGACAGGGCTGCCGGAGATGGGTGTGGTGGCACGGCAGCTCTGGCGCACGTCCGGGCTTACGCCGGCCGGGATAGACGTGGGGATCCTGTACGACCACTTCACACCGTTCGTGCTGACGCAGCTGGAGGAGTTCGGGTTCTGCAAGCCGGGCGAGGCCGCGGACTTCGTCGCCGAGGAGCGGTTGCCGTTGAACACGCACGGGGGGCAGCTCGGGGAGGCGTATCTGCACGGGATGAACGGTGTGGCGGAAGGCGTACGACAGCTCCGGGGCACGTCCGTGAACCAGATACCCGGGGCCCACCGGGTACTGGTGACGGCGGGGACGGGGGTCCCCACATCGGGATTGATCCTGGGCTCGGACGACCGGGGCTGA
- a CDS encoding MaoC family dehydratase, whose amino-acid sequence MRVGDTLPPLEIEITRTLIVAGAIASRDYQDVHHDAELARQKGSPDIFMNILTTNGLVGRYITDRFGPRSVLRRVAIRLGAPNYPGDTMVLTGTVEKVEGDTATVRVVGANGIGRHVTGTVTVTVPGAGAGAGAASGASGVDGAEGIEGAGRAEGAAVEEAGSRP is encoded by the coding sequence CTGCGGGTCGGAGACACCCTGCCGCCGCTGGAGATCGAGATCACCCGCACGCTCATCGTCGCCGGTGCGATCGCGTCGCGGGACTACCAGGACGTGCACCACGACGCGGAACTCGCGCGGCAGAAGGGTTCGCCGGACATCTTCATGAACATCCTGACGACCAACGGGCTGGTCGGGCGCTACATCACGGACCGGTTCGGACCCCGGTCCGTGCTGCGGAGGGTCGCGATCAGGCTGGGTGCGCCCAACTACCCGGGCGACACGATGGTGTTGACCGGCACGGTGGAGAAGGTCGAGGGCGACACGGCGACGGTCAGGGTGGTGGGGGCCAACGGAATCGGCAGACATGTGACCGGAACGGTGACGGTCACTGTCCCCGGAGCCGGAGCCGGAGCCGGAGCGGCCAGTGGAGCCAGTGGAGTTGATGGCGCTGAGGGCATTGAGGGAGCTGGGAGAGCCGAGGGCGCCGCGGTCGAAGAGGCGGGGAGTCGGCCATGA
- a CDS encoding acyl-CoA dehydrogenase family protein gives MDFTPTEEQAAARELAARIFGDLSTHERLTAAGTGSDAELWKALCEAGLPAAIEDIGLLGLVLLLEEQGRTTAQVPFAASCVYGLLAVSANGSAEQRERLLPAIGDGTVVVAGALPEAAVRVGGSGELSGVVPVVPWLRDATHVLVADDEHSLWLVRTVDAQCEPVELTAPWSAGRLTLDSTPGERLGGPEGDVEGIGAYDDVLATARTAFAGLQAGVCAGSVARAVDHTNTREQFGRPLATKQGVQLRAADAYMDTEAIRVTAYEAAWRRDEGLNYATHALTAAWWASEAGSRVVHAGQHLHGGMGADLDHPVHRHFLWGRQLDAYLGCGSEVLQELGELIVHGEGDA, from the coding sequence ATGGACTTCACGCCCACGGAGGAGCAGGCGGCGGCCCGCGAGCTGGCCGCGCGGATCTTCGGCGACCTGTCCACCCACGAGCGGCTGACCGCCGCGGGAACCGGCAGCGACGCCGAGCTGTGGAAGGCGTTGTGCGAAGCCGGGTTGCCGGCCGCCATCGAGGACATAGGGCTCCTCGGGCTGGTGCTCCTGCTGGAGGAACAGGGGCGGACCACGGCCCAGGTCCCGTTCGCGGCGAGTTGTGTGTACGGGCTGCTGGCGGTGTCAGCCAATGGCTCGGCGGAGCAGCGGGAGCGGCTGCTGCCCGCGATCGGGGACGGGACAGTGGTCGTGGCCGGCGCCCTGCCCGAGGCTGCCGTACGGGTGGGCGGTTCCGGGGAGTTGAGCGGTGTGGTCCCCGTGGTGCCGTGGCTCCGCGATGCCACGCATGTGCTTGTCGCCGACGACGAGCACAGCCTGTGGCTCGTACGGACCGTCGACGCGCAGTGCGAGCCCGTCGAGCTGACAGCGCCCTGGTCGGCGGGACGGCTGACGCTGGACAGCACACCGGGCGAGCGCCTTGGCGGTCCTGAGGGGGACGTGGAGGGCATAGGGGCGTACGACGACGTACTGGCCACCGCGCGTACCGCCTTCGCGGGGCTGCAGGCCGGAGTGTGCGCGGGTTCGGTGGCTCGGGCGGTCGACCACACCAACACCCGCGAGCAGTTCGGGAGACCGCTCGCGACCAAACAGGGGGTCCAACTCCGGGCGGCCGACGCGTACATGGACACCGAGGCGATACGGGTCACGGCCTACGAAGCGGCATGGCGGCGGGACGAGGGGCTGAACTACGCGACGCACGCGCTGACCGCGGCCTGGTGGGCGTCGGAGGCGGGGTCCCGTGTGGTGCACGCGGGCCAGCATCTGCACGGCGGTATGGGGGCCGACCTCGACCATCCCGTGCACCGGCACTTTCTGTGGGGGCGGCAGCTGGACGCGTATCTGGGGTGCGGGAGCGAAGTGCTCCAGGAACTGGGGGAGTTGATCGTGCACGGAGAGGGGGACGCATGA
- a CDS encoding bifunctional MaoC family dehydratase N-terminal/OB-fold nucleic acid binding domain-containing protein yields the protein MGGGCEDVFARAKAYEGQAAAVGGVGKDLVNEPMIRHWCEAMGDTNPAYAGADATAPPTMLQAWTMGGLSGHAGRSDAYDELLGLLDDAGYASVVATDCEQEYLRPLRPGDAITFDAVIESVSERKTTKLGTGYFVTTRMDVRVGGRTVGTHRFRILKYAPAVRRRSAPSPEGAAALPKAGVAAEISPPKRPRPVVNRDNAGFWEGVSRHRLLIQRCDGCRTLRFPWLPGCNACGCPDWDTVEAGGEGTVYSYVVMHHPPFPAFDPPYAVGLIELAEGVRMISNVVGVPHDRVRIGMPVRLEFEQVDEELELPVFRAVERSGG from the coding sequence GTGGGCGGCGGGTGCGAGGACGTGTTCGCGCGGGCGAAGGCGTACGAGGGCCAGGCCGCCGCGGTCGGCGGTGTGGGCAAGGACCTGGTCAACGAGCCGATGATCCGGCACTGGTGCGAGGCGATGGGAGACACGAACCCGGCGTACGCGGGTGCGGACGCCACAGCGCCGCCCACCATGCTCCAGGCGTGGACGATGGGGGGCCTCTCCGGGCACGCGGGGCGCTCCGATGCGTACGACGAGCTGCTCGGGCTGCTCGACGACGCCGGGTACGCGTCGGTGGTCGCCACCGACTGCGAGCAGGAGTATCTGCGGCCGCTGCGGCCCGGGGACGCGATCACCTTCGACGCGGTGATCGAATCGGTCTCCGAGCGCAAGACGACCAAGCTGGGCACGGGGTACTTCGTCACGACGCGGATGGATGTACGCGTGGGGGGCCGGACGGTGGGGACACATCGGTTCCGGATCCTGAAGTACGCGCCCGCGGTTCGGAGAAGGAGTGCTCCGAGTCCGGAGGGGGCGGCCGCGCTTCCGAAGGCAGGGGTGGCTGCCGAGATCTCACCGCCCAAGCGGCCCCGCCCCGTCGTCAATCGCGACAACGCCGGCTTCTGGGAGGGCGTGTCCCGGCACCGGCTCCTCATACAGCGCTGCGACGGATGCAGGACGCTGCGATTCCCCTGGCTGCCGGGGTGCAACGCGTGCGGTTGCCCGGACTGGGACACGGTCGAGGCGGGCGGCGAGGGGACCGTCTACTCGTACGTGGTGATGCACCACCCGCCCTTCCCGGCCTTCGACCCGCCGTATGCGGTGGGGCTGATCGAACTCGCGGAGGGCGTGCGGATGATCAGCAACGTGGTGGGAGTGCCGCACGACCGGGTGCGGATCGGGATGCCGGTTCGGCTGGAGTTCGAGCAGGTGGACGAGGAGTTGGAGCTGCCGGTCTTCCGGGCCGTCGAGAGGAGCGGGGGCTGA
- a CDS encoding acyl-CoA dehydrogenase family protein, giving the protein MHLAPTERQRRLRAELRTYFRELMPDGPPLPAESASESASESAPGSASGSGGPGASERQRALLRRIGADGWLGLGWPVAYGGQGRGADEQFVFFDEAYRAGAPVSMVTLNTVGPTLMKYGTDEQKDYFLPRILRGELVFAIGYSEPSAGTDLASLRTRAVRVDGGEWLVDGQKVFTSNAQQADWIWLACRTDPDAPKHKGISILLVPTDAPGFSWTPIATVGGLTTTATYYDGIRVPAGNLVGEENGGWGLITNQLNHERVALAAIGMQAEDFYAAALAAASTPDPVTGRRRVDEPWVRSRLAEVHARLAATRLLNWRLVGDVGAGRLAPGDASGVKVVGTESAVAVYRMCQEIVGSDALVRSGSPGVFGDGELERMNRAAQINTFGGGVSEVQREIVATMRLGMTRGRR; this is encoded by the coding sequence GTGCATCTCGCCCCCACCGAGCGCCAGCGACGACTGCGCGCCGAACTCCGCACGTACTTCCGGGAACTGATGCCGGACGGACCGCCGCTGCCCGCGGAATCGGCCTCGGAGTCGGCCTCGGAATCGGCCCCGGGCTCGGCCTCGGGATCGGGTGGTCCGGGTGCCTCGGAACGGCAGCGGGCGCTGTTGCGCCGGATCGGGGCCGACGGGTGGCTGGGGCTCGGCTGGCCCGTCGCGTACGGGGGCCAAGGGCGCGGCGCCGACGAGCAGTTCGTCTTCTTCGACGAGGCCTACCGGGCGGGCGCTCCGGTCTCCATGGTCACGCTCAACACGGTCGGGCCGACGCTCATGAAGTACGGGACCGACGAACAGAAGGACTACTTCCTGCCGCGGATCCTGCGCGGGGAACTCGTGTTCGCGATCGGGTACAGCGAGCCGTCCGCGGGGACGGACCTGGCGTCGCTGCGGACCCGGGCCGTGCGGGTGGACGGCGGTGAGTGGCTCGTCGACGGGCAGAAGGTGTTCACCTCCAACGCCCAGCAGGCCGACTGGATCTGGCTCGCCTGCCGTACGGACCCCGACGCGCCGAAACACAAGGGGATCTCGATCCTGCTCGTGCCCACCGACGCCCCCGGGTTCTCGTGGACACCGATTGCCACAGTGGGCGGGCTGACCACGACAGCCACGTACTACGACGGCATCCGGGTCCCGGCGGGCAACCTCGTCGGTGAGGAGAACGGCGGCTGGGGGCTCATCACCAATCAGCTCAACCACGAGCGGGTCGCGCTCGCGGCGATCGGTATGCAGGCCGAGGACTTCTACGCGGCCGCACTGGCCGCCGCGAGTACCCCCGATCCGGTGACGGGGCGGCGCAGGGTTGACGAGCCGTGGGTGCGGTCGAGGCTGGCCGAAGTGCATGCCCGGCTGGCGGCAACACGCCTGCTCAACTGGCGTTTGGTGGGGGATGTGGGGGCCGGTCGGCTGGCACCCGGCGATGCGAGCGGCGTGAAAGTCGTGGGAACCGAATCGGCGGTCGCGGTGTACCGAATGTGTCAGGAAATCGTCGGATCGGACGCGCTGGTCCGTTCCGGATCGCCGGGTGTGTTCGGGGACGGCGAGCTGGAGCGGATGAACAGGGCGGCTCAGATCAACACGTTCGGGGGCGGGGTGAGCGAGGTGCAGCGGGAGATCGTGGCGACCATGCGGCTCGGGATGACCAGGGGGCGGCGGTGA
- a CDS encoding bifunctional DNA primase/polymerase encodes MATIDRQATTLALAHALSAAERGLAVIPLSRTKLPALRSPHRDDPTAPLCHGECGRFGHGVYDASIDPVRIRELFAAAPWATGYGIACGLDPHRLIGIDLDTKSGTDSSAALRELALRHLFTIPETVVVLTPSGGRHVWLSGPPDVVVPNSAGRLAPGIDIRGAGGYLVGPGSRTEHGAYSTAPGTAHLAPAACPPSLLQLLLPPPRTGRHAAGPVSAGQHGQGLVQFVLAAHEGQRNTRLFWAACRAYENGLGPDLTESLVDAAVRTGLTEREARSTITSASRMTRHRP; translated from the coding sequence ATGGCCACCATCGACCGGCAGGCCACGACGCTGGCCCTCGCACACGCCCTGTCAGCCGCCGAACGCGGACTGGCCGTCATCCCGCTGTCCCGAACCAAACTTCCGGCACTGCGCTCCCCGCACCGCGACGACCCCACGGCCCCGCTCTGCCACGGCGAGTGCGGCCGCTTCGGGCACGGTGTGTACGACGCCTCGATCGACCCCGTTCGCATCCGAGAGCTCTTCGCCGCCGCCCCCTGGGCCACCGGCTACGGCATCGCGTGCGGGCTGGACCCGCATCGCCTGATCGGCATCGACCTCGACACCAAATCAGGTACGGACTCGTCCGCGGCGCTCCGGGAACTGGCCCTGCGCCACCTGTTCACGATCCCGGAGACGGTCGTCGTGCTGACCCCCAGCGGCGGCCGCCACGTCTGGCTGAGCGGCCCGCCGGACGTCGTCGTCCCCAACTCGGCGGGCCGCCTGGCCCCCGGAATCGACATCCGCGGCGCGGGCGGCTATCTCGTAGGTCCCGGCTCACGCACCGAACACGGCGCCTACAGCACGGCCCCGGGCACCGCCCACCTGGCACCCGCCGCCTGCCCGCCGTCCCTTCTGCAGCTCCTCCTGCCGCCGCCGCGCACCGGCCGCCACGCCGCCGGCCCCGTCTCGGCGGGCCAACACGGCCAGGGCCTCGTCCAGTTCGTCCTCGCCGCCCACGAGGGACAGCGCAACACCCGCCTCTTCTGGGCCGCTTGCCGCGCCTACGAGAACGGCCTCGGCCCGGACCTCACCGAGTCCCTGGTGGACGCCGCCGTCCGCACCGGCCTCACCGAACGCGAGGCCCGCTCGACCATCACATCGGCATCCCGCATGACGAGGCACCGTCCTTAG